A genome region from Desulfatiglans sp. includes the following:
- a CDS encoding esterase family protein, whose product MNRSIKLRYGFLVNCLFLSLLILTTIGSQITFAAIALPGHAPEGFNKIRPDIPQGKLETITYNSKSIGVDRKAVVYTPPNYDPNKKYPILYLMHGIGGNETHWTTLCSANKILDNLIADKKAVPMIIVMPNGRATAEPPSGNFMADFNYYANLEPDLLNDLMPYIESHYSVNKSRDHQALTGLSMGGGQGLNFGINNIDKFAWVGGFSSAPNLQPPTVLVPKIQNAKEKLSLLWIGCGDKDNLITGSWNLHKALDEAKINHVWYLDSGVHEVPVWDNNLYLFAQMLFKPAGSVTPPPSIGTYDGTQPISMGMGMPGMGRGPMPGAGAPGGGVNSEFTATRENGGSSSKGIAGKWIAKDGDNNLKYDFRVDGSILTGTIENTQMPGAIEIKDGTIQGDNLSFSYERKMGEQSFTMKWTGTLSGNELKLKRSLGGGMGGFGGGGMPGGGR is encoded by the coding sequence ATGAATAGATCAATAAAGTTGCGTTATGGATTTCTGGTCAACTGCCTGTTCCTGTCACTGTTAATCCTGACAACAATCGGAAGTCAGATAACCTTTGCAGCCATTGCTCTTCCCGGTCACGCGCCGGAGGGCTTTAACAAAATCAGACCGGATATCCCGCAAGGTAAGCTGGAGACCATTACCTATAATTCAAAGAGTATAGGCGTAGATCGCAAGGCGGTCGTCTACACCCCTCCAAACTATGATCCGAATAAAAAATATCCGATTCTCTACCTGATGCACGGGATAGGAGGAAATGAGACCCATTGGACAACCCTCTGCTCAGCCAATAAGATCCTCGATAACCTGATTGCTGATAAAAAGGCTGTGCCAATGATCATTGTAATGCCTAACGGACGGGCCACAGCCGAACCGCCTTCAGGTAATTTCATGGCAGACTTTAATTACTACGCCAACCTTGAGCCGGACCTGCTGAATGATTTGATGCCCTATATTGAATCACATTATTCTGTAAACAAGAGCAGGGACCACCAGGCCCTTACAGGCCTTTCCATGGGAGGAGGTCAGGGGCTTAATTTCGGGATCAACAATATCGACAAATTTGCATGGGTAGGCGGCTTTTCTTCTGCACCCAACCTCCAGCCGCCCACTGTTCTCGTACCCAAGATTCAGAATGCCAAGGAAAAACTGAGCCTGCTCTGGATAGGCTGCGGGGACAAGGACAACCTGATTACTGGAAGCTGGAACCTGCATAAGGCCCTGGATGAGGCAAAAATTAATCATGTATGGTATCTTGATTCAGGGGTGCACGAAGTCCCTGTATGGGATAATAACCTGTACCTGTTCGCCCAGATGCTCTTTAAACCCGCAGGATCAGTTACGCCTCCGCCCTCTATTGGAACATATGACGGCACCCAGCCGATCAGTATGGGAATGGGGATGCCGGGCATGGGCCGTGGCCCAATGCCGGGGGCCGGTGCACCCGGTGGCGGGGTCAATTCCGAGTTTACGGCAACAAGAGAGAATGGCGGGAGTTCATCAAAGGGGATCGCAGGGAAATGGATCGCAAAGGATGGTGACAACAATTTAAAGTATGATTTCAGGGTTGATGGCTCCATACTCACAGGCACCATCGAGAATACGCAAATGCCAGGGGCAATTGAGATTAAGGATGGAACAATACAAGGAGACAATCTCTCTTTTTCCTATGAACGCAAGATGGGTGAACAAAGTTTTACTATGAAATGGACAGGAACCCTTTCAGGCAATGAACTCAAGCTGAAACGCAGCCTCGGAGGCGGTATGGGCGGCTTTGGAGGCGGAGGGATGCCGGGAGGTGGACGCTAA
- a CDS encoding DUF4258 domain-containing protein encodes MKIRYYIDPETNLPHIYNHDVQENEVKDVLQKPSEDRRGKENSRIAIGQTRGGKYLRVIYVQDSEPDSIFVITAYELKGKPLKAFKRRGKRRIN; translated from the coding sequence ATGAAAATTCGCTATTACATAGATCCAGAAACAAATCTGCCTCATATTTACAATCATGATGTGCAGGAAAATGAAGTGAAGGATGTGTTACAGAAACCAAGCGAAGATCGACGAGGTAAAGAAAATTCTCGGATCGCAATTGGTCAGACAAGGGGTGGCAAATATCTTCGGGTTATTTATGTTCAGGACTCTGAGCCTGATAGTATATTCGTAATTACTGCTTATGAATTAAAAGGAAAGCCTCTAAAGGCGTTTAAGCGCAGGGGGAAAAGGAGAATAAACTGA
- the yjfF gene encoding sugar ABC transporter permease YjfF, translated as MRFRLSQKNIPILSTFLVFILIYLSGTFAYKGFFSLRVFINLFIDNAFVGIIAIGMTFVIISGGIDLSVGSLVAFTGVLCANLLSRTSISPFMVIFICLLCGAVLGFTMGSMIHFLEMPPFLVTLVGMFLARGLSFVISLDSVPIRNELFLTISKASIPLGNGIRLPAYAVTFIVMAMLGAYILHYTRFGRNIYAIGDNEKSAILMGLPVGRSKILIYTLNSTICAAGGLVYSLYTLAGYPLAGTGLELDVITAVVIGGTLLTGGVGFMEGTVIGVMILGLIQTIITFQGNLSTWWTKVFIGILLCIFILLQRYLSLGKIKTGSRVKT; from the coding sequence ATGAGATTTCGATTAAGCCAGAAAAATATACCAATCCTTTCAACCTTTCTGGTATTCATCCTGATCTATCTCTCAGGTACATTTGCCTATAAAGGCTTTTTTTCTCTCCGTGTTTTTATTAACCTCTTTATAGATAACGCCTTTGTCGGCATCATCGCCATTGGCATGACCTTTGTCATCATCTCAGGAGGGATTGATCTCTCTGTTGGTTCTCTTGTCGCATTTACCGGGGTTTTATGTGCAAACCTGCTATCACGCACCAGCATATCGCCATTTATGGTTATCTTCATCTGCCTCCTCTGCGGCGCAGTGCTGGGCTTTACTATGGGAAGCATGATACACTTTCTTGAAATGCCCCCTTTTCTTGTAACCCTTGTCGGGATGTTTCTGGCCAGGGGGCTATCCTTCGTGATAAGCCTTGACTCTGTGCCCATCCGCAATGAACTTTTTCTCACTATCTCAAAGGCTTCTATTCCACTGGGTAATGGAATCAGGCTACCTGCCTATGCGGTTACCTTTATTGTAATGGCTATGCTTGGCGCATATATCCTGCATTATACACGTTTCGGCAGAAATATTTATGCCATAGGCGATAATGAAAAATCTGCCATCCTAATGGGTCTTCCGGTTGGAAGGAGCAAAATCCTCATATACACCCTCAACAGCACCATCTGTGCAGCAGGGGGGCTGGTCTATTCCCTCTATACCCTTGCTGGATACCCGCTTGCCGGCACAGGACTTGAACTGGATGTAATTACCGCTGTTGTTATCGGGGGAACCCTTTTAACAGGCGGTGTGGGCTTTATGGAGGGAACAGTTATCGGTGTCATGATCCTGGGGCTGATCCAGACCATCATCACGTTTCAGGGGAACCTGAGCACCTGGTGGACAAAGGTCTTTATCGGCATCCTTTTGTGTATCTTTATCCTGCTGCAGCGATATCTTTCATTAGGGAAGATAAAAACAGGATCAAGGGTTAAAACATAG
- a CDS encoding ABC transporter permease: MNIVKKKRSLLNPGSSDLSIIYPLLAFIAILLFNLIFTDGFFHIEIKNGHLFGSLIDIFNRGAPVILITIGMTLVYATGGVDLSVGAIIAISGALAAQLIRPDYVKGILEYGDQTSLIIVLLVPLVLSIILGLWNGFLVAYIGVQPIIATLILMTVGRGIAQLITHGQIIVFEHAPFQFIGSGFFLGLPFPVIMVILLFILTWAITRKTTLGLFIEASGANPLASRYMGIPVRMITTLTYGFSGFCAGLAGLIITADIKAADANNAGIFMELDAIAAVIIGGTINGGRFSMAGAIIGALIIQSLTTTIITRGVPPQVVLVFKAVIIIMVALIQSKKLRDQLSLILHSGDRPS; this comes from the coding sequence ATGAACATTGTTAAGAAAAAGAGATCTCTTTTGAACCCTGGCTCTTCAGACCTGAGCATCATCTATCCCCTGCTCGCCTTTATAGCCATACTTTTATTCAATCTGATTTTCACAGATGGATTTTTCCACATTGAGATAAAGAACGGTCACCTGTTCGGCTCATTGATAGATATATTCAACAGGGGTGCGCCGGTTATACTTATCACAATCGGTATGACCCTGGTTTACGCAACCGGGGGCGTTGATCTGTCAGTGGGCGCAATCATTGCCATCTCAGGGGCTTTAGCAGCGCAGCTTATCAGGCCTGATTATGTTAAAGGCATCCTGGAATATGGTGACCAGACCTCTTTGATCATAGTGCTTCTTGTGCCTCTTGTGCTATCAATCATTCTGGGGTTATGGAACGGCTTTCTTGTGGCTTACATAGGTGTCCAGCCTATTATCGCCACACTTATACTCATGACAGTGGGCAGGGGGATTGCACAGTTAATCACACACGGGCAGATCATTGTATTTGAGCATGCACCCTTCCAGTTCATAGGAAGCGGTTTCTTCCTGGGGCTGCCCTTCCCTGTTATCATGGTGATTCTCCTCTTTATTCTCACCTGGGCCATTACCAGAAAAACAACACTCGGGCTTTTCATTGAGGCATCAGGCGCAAATCCCCTTGCAAGCCGTTACATGGGGATACCGGTAAGGATGATAACAACCTTAACCTATGGTTTTTCAGGGTTCTGCGCTGGCCTTGCAGGTCTGATCATTACTGCGGATATAAAGGCAGCAGATGCCAACAATGCAGGAATATTTATGGAACTGGATGCAATCGCCGCTGTTATTATCGGGGGGACCATAAACGGAGGACGTTTTTCAATGGCTGGCGCTATCATCGGGGCACTTATTATCCAGTCCCTTACAACAACCATCATTACGCGCGGTGTCCCGCCCCAGGTCGTGCTGGTATTCAAGGCAGTAATAATCATCATGGTGGCGCTGATCCAGTCTAAAAAACTGCGGGATCAGCTCTCGCTTATTTTACATTCAGGAGACAGGCCATCATGA
- a CDS encoding sugar ABC transporter ATP-binding protein, with the protein MPDIGNVLLEIRGLTRSFPGVKALDAVDFTLRRGEIHALMGENGAGKSTLIKVLTGVHKKGSGSIKFEGKEFDASSPMDAASKGISTVYQEINLLPNLSVAENIFIGRQPMKGIRIDWKAINMNAKNALAKLDLEIDVTLPLSSFSTAIQQMVAIARAIDIRANILILDEPTSSLDMAECKNLFKTMKRLKDEGMGIIFITHFLDQVYETSDRITVLRNGQFIGEYKTAELPRFQLISKMLGKELEQEMVSSGKRAEETPSQKEPFMTLNNVEEKGVLFPFDLGICEGEVVGLAGLLGSGRTEVAKLLFGINRPTGGTMEIDNEPVAIHSPRHAISHSIAFCPEDRKTEGIIPDLTVRENIVLPLQSRRGFLRSISRKEQDRITDQYIELLKIKVSGREQKAGTLSGGNQQKVILARWMAMNPRLLILDEPTRGIDVGAKAEIEKLIFRLREEGRSILFISSELEEIVHTCSRVAILKDRKKVGEISGENISEETIMTTLAQEGTGERL; encoded by the coding sequence ATGCCAGATATTGGCAATGTTTTGCTTGAAATAAGAGGCCTGACCAGGAGCTTCCCCGGTGTTAAGGCCCTTGACGCTGTGGATTTCACCCTGAGGCGCGGGGAGATCCATGCGCTCATGGGTGAAAATGGCGCTGGTAAATCCACCCTGATTAAGGTGCTTACAGGAGTCCATAAAAAAGGCAGCGGTTCCATTAAATTTGAAGGCAAAGAGTTCGATGCCTCATCCCCCATGGATGCGGCCAGTAAGGGAATCAGCACCGTATACCAGGAGATAAATCTGCTCCCCAATCTTTCTGTAGCGGAAAATATATTTATAGGCCGCCAGCCCATGAAAGGCATCAGGATTGACTGGAAGGCCATTAACATGAATGCCAAAAATGCCCTTGCCAAACTCGATCTTGAAATCGATGTAACCCTCCCCCTCTCCTCTTTCTCCACAGCTATCCAGCAGATGGTGGCCATAGCAAGGGCCATTGATATCAGGGCAAATATCCTGATCCTGGATGAACCAACCTCCAGCCTTGACATGGCGGAATGCAAAAACCTCTTCAAGACAATGAAGAGGCTTAAGGATGAAGGAATGGGCATCATCTTTATTACACACTTTCTTGACCAGGTATATGAGACATCAGACCGAATCACGGTCTTAAGAAACGGGCAGTTTATCGGTGAATACAAAACAGCAGAGCTTCCGCGTTTTCAGTTGATATCAAAGATGCTGGGTAAGGAGCTGGAACAGGAGATGGTATCATCAGGTAAAAGAGCTGAAGAGACACCTTCACAAAAAGAACCCTTCATGACCCTCAATAATGTAGAAGAAAAGGGTGTCCTGTTTCCGTTTGATCTTGGGATATGCGAAGGTGAGGTGGTTGGCCTGGCCGGGCTGCTTGGCTCAGGGCGTACAGAGGTGGCAAAACTCCTTTTCGGCATTAACAGGCCCACAGGCGGAACAATGGAAATAGACAATGAACCTGTTGCCATTCACTCTCCCAGGCATGCTATCTCTCATTCAATAGCCTTCTGCCCTGAAGACAGGAAAACCGAAGGCATTATCCCGGATCTTACAGTAAGAGAAAATATCGTTCTACCGCTACAGTCCCGCAGAGGTTTCTTGAGGAGCATATCAAGGAAGGAACAGGATAGAATAACAGACCAATATATAGAGTTGTTAAAGATAAAGGTATCAGGCAGAGAGCAGAAGGCCGGAACCTTGAGCGGTGGAAACCAGCAGAAGGTTATCCTTGCCCGCTGGATGGCCATGAATCCGCGCCTCCTGATACTGGACGAACCCACACGGGGTATTGATGTGGGCGCCAAGGCAGAGATAGAGAAACTGATATTCAGGTTAAGGGAGGAAGGCCGCAGCATCCTCTTTATCTCCTCTGAGCTGGAAGAGATCGTTCACACATGCAGCCGTGTCGCAATACTGAAGGACAGAAAAAAGGTAGGGGAGATTTCGGGCGAAAATATATCTGAAGAGACAATCATGACAACACTTGCTCAGGAAGGCACTGGAGAGAGATTATGA
- a CDS encoding ABC transporter substrate-binding protein, whose product MKKQIKIAAIICAALLFISGCSQTAKDDGTITVGFSQIGAESAWRVANTESIRSEAAKRANIKLIFSDAQQKQENQIKAIRNFIAQGVDVIAFSPVVETGFEAVLREAKDAGIPVILIDRGVDVQDDSLWVTFMGSDFVEEGRRAARWLVENGYTNVKIVELQGTVGSAPAIDRKKGFEEVIKDHPGMEVIKSQSGNFTRSGGKEIMEAFLKTEGKNINVLFSHNDDMAIGAIQAIEAYGLAPGKDIIIVSIDAVRGAFEAMIEGKLNCTIECSPLLGPQLFDAVEALAKGESVPKKIVTEEGVFPQETAAEAIGSRKY is encoded by the coding sequence ATGAAAAAGCAAATCAAGATCGCTGCTATAATTTGTGCAGCTCTGTTATTCATCTCAGGCTGTTCACAGACAGCCAAAGATGACGGCACCATTACTGTGGGCTTCTCACAGATAGGGGCTGAAAGTGCATGGAGGGTCGCCAATACCGAATCCATCCGGAGCGAGGCGGCAAAAAGGGCCAACATAAAGCTGATCTTCTCAGATGCCCAGCAGAAGCAGGAGAACCAGATCAAGGCTATCAGGAACTTCATTGCCCAGGGCGTGGATGTTATCGCATTTTCTCCTGTTGTTGAAACCGGATTTGAGGCGGTTCTGAGGGAAGCCAAGGATGCGGGTATACCTGTTATCCTGATTGACCGCGGGGTGGATGTGCAGGATGACTCTTTATGGGTGACATTCATGGGCTCAGACTTTGTTGAGGAGGGCCGCAGGGCCGCACGCTGGCTCGTTGAAAATGGCTACACGAATGTGAAAATAGTGGAACTTCAGGGTACTGTGGGTTCTGCCCCTGCTATTGACAGAAAGAAGGGTTTTGAGGAGGTTATAAAAGATCATCCGGGAATGGAGGTCATTAAAAGCCAGAGCGGGAATTTCACCCGGTCAGGCGGTAAGGAGATAATGGAGGCATTTCTTAAGACTGAAGGTAAAAACATAAATGTCCTCTTTTCACATAATGATGACATGGCCATAGGCGCCATACAGGCGATAGAGGCATATGGACTGGCGCCTGGCAAAGATATTATCATTGTCTCCATTGATGCTGTAAGAGGCGCATTTGAGGCAATGATAGAGGGAAAGCTGAACTGCACTATTGAGTGCAGCCCGCTCCTTGGGCCGCAGCTCTTTGATGCAGTGGAGGCGCTGGCAAAGGGTGAATCTGTACCTAAAAAGATTGTAACAGAAGAGGGGGTGTTTCCGCAGGAGACTGCCGCTGAGGCAATAGGGAGCAGGAAGTATTAA